In Actinoplanes lobatus, the DNA window GGGAGGCGGGTGGCCCGCGCACCCCCACTCGCGGAGGAAATCGACGATGTCCATCCCCAGCGCACGCCGGATCCTCGCCGCGGCCGCCGCGGCACTCCTGCTGGCCGGTTGCACCGGCACCGACGGCGAGGAGAAGTCCGGCAACGCCGATAGCTCGATCACCGTGTTCAACGGCGCTAACGGCGCCATCGTGGAGAACTGGAACCCGTTCTCACCGACTCAGCTGCAACCCACCAACGGCACCATGTACGAGGCCCTGTTCTGGTACAACCTGGCCACCGACGCGCCGCCGCAACCGATGCTCGCCACCGGGTATTCGTGGAACACCGACGGCACCGAGCTGACCATCACCGCCCGCGAGGGTGTCAAGTGGTCCGACGGGCAGCCGTTCACCGCCAAGGACGTGGCCTTCACCTTCGACCTGATCAAGCGCACCAAGGCGATCAACGCCACCAACCTGGACATCCAGAGCTCGGTGGCCAAGGACGACAAGACCGCGGTGATCACCTTCGGGGCCAAGTCGTTCACCGACGAGGCGGCCATCATCGGCCACACCCCGATGATCCCCGAGCACATCTGGAGCAAGATCCCCGACCCCGAGAAGACGATCAACCAGAACCCGGTGGGCACCGGCCCGTTCAAGCTGAAGTCCTTCTCGGCGCAGAGCTTCGTCATCGAGAAGAACCCGAACTACTGGCAGCCGGGCAAACCGCAGATCCAGAACGTGCGCTACATCTCGCTGGCCACCGCCGACGCCGCGAGCGCCGCGCTGACCGCCGGCCAGGTCGACTGGATGAGCTCCTACCTGCCGGGTCTGGACCAGTTGCTGAAGAACCACACGGACCTGTCGTATGTGAACACGCCCACCATGACGACGTCGATCTTCACCTGCTCGGGCACCGAGTACGGCTGCAAGGGCCCGCAGACCGACCCCGCCGTGCGCCAGGCCATCTACCACGCCATCAACCGTGACCAGCTCAACAAGCTGGCCGGCGGCGGGTACGCGGCCACCGCCTCGCCCACCATGCTGCTGCCCGAGCGCGACCAGAAGTGGATCGCCGATCCGTCCCAGCAGACCATCCCGGGCACCGGCGACGCCGCCAAGGCCAACCAGATCCTCGACGCGGCCGGCTGGGCCAAGGGCGCCGACGGCATCCGCGCCAAGGGCGGCGAGCGGCTGTCGATGACCATCCAGACGGTCAGCGGCTGGAGCGACTACATCTCGCTCAACGACACGATGGCCCAGCAGCTCAAGGAGGTCGGCATCGAGCTCAAGCCGACCCAGCTGTCCTGGAACGAGTGGAACAACAACCAGGTGCAGGGCCGCTACCAGCTCTCACTGGACTCGATCGGGCTCGGCGCCAACTCCAACCCGTACCACATCTACCAGCCGAAATACGCCAGCGGGACGACCGCGAAGGTCGGTGAGAGCGCCCGGACCAGCGGCAACTTCGCCCGCTACCACAACGAGGCGGTGGACAAGGCTGTCACGGTGGCGGCCGGCACCAACGACGAGGCCACCCAGAAAGAGCAATACAAGATCATTCAAACCGAGATCGTACGGGACCTGCCGTACATCCCGATCTATGTGAACTCGCTGCTCACCGAGTTCAACACGAGCCGTGCCACCGGCTGGCCCAGCAACGACAACAAGTACGCGCTGCCCGCCTCCTGGAAGATCTGGGACAACGGCATCGTCCTGGCCAACATCACGCCGGCGAAGTAGCCCGGCCGATGCGCTACCTGTCCCGCAAGCTCGGGTTCTACCTGGTCGCCCTCTGGGCGGCGCTGACCCTCAACTTCCTCATCCCCCGCATGATGCCCGGCGACCCCGTCGAGATCATGCTGGCCAAGCTGGGGCAGAAGGGGCCGGTCACGCCGGAGTCCCGGGAGGCGATCGAGGCGATGCTGGGCACCGACTCGAGCCGGCCGCTGTGGGCCCAGTACGGCGACTACCTTGCGGGACTGGCCAACGGGGACCTGGGCGTCTCCCTGGTCTTCTTCCCGGCCCCGGTCAGCTCGATCATCGCGCAGACCCTGCCCTGGACGATCGGGCTGATCGGGCTGGCCACGATCATCTCCTTCCTGACCGGCGTGGGCATGGGCACCCTCGCCGGCTGGAAGCGGGGCTCGTGGATGGACAACCTGATCCCGGTCACCACGATGTTCCAGTCCGTGCCGTACTTCTGGCTGGCCCTGATCCTGCTCTTCCTGCTCGGCAGCGTCTGGCCGGTCTTCCCGCTCAACGGCGGCTACGACGTCTACACCGTCACCCCGGGCTGGAACGGGCCGTTCCTCGCCTCGGTCGTCTACTACGGCACCCTGCCGGCGCTCACCATCATCCTGTCGTCGATCGGCGGGTGGATGCTCGGCATGCGCAACATGATGGTCTCCACACTGTCCGACGACTACATGGTCACGGCCGAGGCCAAGGGCCTGCGCTCCCGGCGGATCATGATGCGGTACGCGGCCCGCAACGCCGTCCTGCCGTCCATCTCCGGGTTCGCCATCTCGCTCGGCTTCGTGGTCGCCGGATCGATCATCACCGAGGCGGTGTTCTCCTACCCGGGCATCGGGTCGGCGCTGCTCCAGGCGGTCGGCGGCAACGACTACGCCCTCATGCAGGGCATCCTCCTGATCATCACGTTGTCGGTACTGGGCGCCAACCTGCTGGTCGACCTCCTGTACTCGGTCATCGACCCGCGCATCCGGGCGCAGGGCTGAGGAAGGGACTCCATGGCCGCCGCCGACACCGTCACCGTGAACCTCGCGGTCCCTCGCCGCCGCCCCAGCCTGCCGCCGATGACCGGCAAACTGGCCACCGGCCTGATCATCGCCGGGCTCATCACCCTGTTCGGGCTGATCGGACCACTGTTCGTCCAGGACCCGGCCAAGGTCGACGACATCGGCCTCACCCCACCCAGCGCCGATCACCTGCTCGGCACCACCCAGACCGGGCAGGACGTGCTCGCCCAGCTCGCCTATGCCACCCGCGGCTCGCTGATCGTCGGCGCCGTCGTCGGGCTGCTCACCCTGATCCTGTCCGGCTTCTTCGGCATCGTCGGGGCGTACGCGGGCGGCTGGCTCGACGAGGCGTTCTCCCTGTTCACCAACGTCGTCCTGGTCATCCCCGGGCTGCCCGTGGTGATCGTCATCTCGGCCTACGTCGCCGAGCGCAGCCTCCTGCTCGTCGCGATCGTCCTGGCGATCACCAGCTGGGCCGGGTCCGCGCGGGTGCTGCGCGGCTCCACCCTCAGCCTGCGCAGCCGTGACTACGTGCTGGCCAGCCGGGTCGCCGGGGAACGGCGATGGCGGATCCTGCTGGTCGAGATCCTGCCCAACCTCATCCCGCTGCTCGCCTCCCAGGTGGTGTTCGCGGTCATCTTCGCCATCCTGGGAGAGGCCGGCCTCTCCTACCTCGGGCTGGGCGCCACCGAGTCGTTCACCTGGGGAACCATGCTGTACTACGCGCAGAACGGGCTCGCCCTGCGGCTCGGCGCGTGGTGGTGGTTCGTACCCCCGGGATTGATGCTGGCTCTCTTCGGCGCGGCGCTGTCCCTGATCAACTTCTCGATCGACGAGATCATCAACCCCAAGCTGCGCAACCAGACCCGGGGCGCCCGCCGCGGCTGGCGGATGTCGCGCGAGCAGATCCGTAGGGCCAAGGAGTCGACGCTGTGAGCGAACCGGTCCTGACCATCGAGAACCTCAGCGTCGACTATCTGGTCGACCCGGTCGTGCACGCCGTCCGGGACGTGTCGCTGACCCTGCGGCGCGGCGAGGTGCTCGGCCTCGCGGGGGAGAGCGGCTGCGGCAAGAGCACCCTCGCCTACGCGATCGTGCGCCTGCTCAAACCGCCCGCCATGATCACGTCGGGGCGGGCGGTCTTCCACGCCCGTGACGGCGGCGACATCGACTGGGGTGATCTCCGCCCGGAGGAGCTGCGGGCCGCCCGCTGGGACAAGATCTCCATGGTGTTCCAGGGGGCGATGAACTCCCTCAACCCGGTCATCTCGATCCGCGACCAGTTCGAGGACATCTTCACCACCCACCGGCCGGCCATGTCCCGCCGTGACCGTCGCCTGCGCTGCGGCGACCTGCTCGAATCCGTCGGCGTGGACCGGGGGCGGCTCACCTCGTACCCCCATGAGCTGTCCGGCGGCATGCGGCAACGCGTCATGATCGCGATGGCCATGGCCCTGGAACCACAAATCATGATCATGGACGAGCCGACCACCGCCCTGGACGTCGTCGTGCAACGCGAGATCCTCCGCGAACTCACCCGGCTACGCGACGAACACGGCTTCGCCGTCGTCTTCATCACCCACGACCTGCCGCTGCTGCTGGAGATCAGCGACCGGATCGCGGTCATGCGCGACGGGGCGATCGCCGAACTCGGCGACGCCTACCAGCTCTACACCGAACCGCGCCACGACTACACGAAACAGCTGCTCGCGTCGTTCCCCAGCCTCACCGGCGACCGCGGCTCCTTCATCCGTCTCGCCCCGGAGGGGATGTCATGACCACCCTCGAAGTGCGCGGGCTGAGCAAGGACTATCGCCTACGGCACGGCATCCGTACGCGTACGCTGCGCGCCGTCGACGACGTCAGCTTCACCCTCGACCACGGGCGCACCGTGGCACTGGTCGGGCAGAGCGGCAGCGGCAAATCCACCATCGCCCGCCTGCTGCTACAGCTCGAACAGCCCACCTCCGGGCGCATCCTGCTCGACGGCGAACCGGTGGCCCGCCGTGGCTCCGCACTCGCGCGCTATCGGCGTACCGTGCAGATGGTTTTTCAAGATCCGTTCGCGTCGCTGAACCCGTTCCACGACGTCGAGCACCACCTCACCCGTCCGGTCCGGCTGCACCAGCGCGGGCTCAGCGACGCCGAAGTCCACCAACGGGTGCTGCACCTGCTCGAACGCGTCCGCCTCACACCGGCCGCCGACTTCGCCCGCCGCCGCCCACACGAACTCTCCGGCGGCCAGCGGCAGCGCGTCGCCATCGCCCGCGCCCTCGCACCGTCACCCGGCGTCCTGATCGCCGACGAACCCGTCTCGATGCTCGACGTGTCGATCCGGCTCGGCGTGCTCAACCTGCTCGCCACCCTGCAACGGGAGGAGGACCTGGGCGTCCTCTACATCACCCACGACCTGGCCACCGCCCGGCACTTCTCCGACGAGATCCTCGTCCTCTACCAGGGCCGGGTCGTCGAACGCGGGCCGGCCGACGAGGTCATCCTCAACCCGCGGCACGAGTACACGCGTACCCTCGCCGACGCCGCACCCAACCCGGAACGCCGTCTCGGCGAGCTACGCCGCTGATCCGGCGTAGCGTCGCGGGACGCTATGCCGCTGAGGCGGCGTGCCGGTCCGCGACCTGGCGCGCCCAGCGACGGGCGCGCTCGATCTCGCCGTCGACCAGCGGGCCGGTCATCCCGCCGACCCGGAAGTCCTCCGCCGGCATCACCGGCTGCCCGCCCAGGCTGTGCAGCCGGCGCAGCGCCTTGCGAGCGGCCGAGCCGGTCGGGAACCGGGTGTCCATCCGCGTGTCGAAAGCCGCCACCGGCAGGCCGGCCAGCGGGGGAGTGGCATCCAGATACTCCCGGATGCCGGCCTCCTGCGCCCCCGCCCGGACCTCGCCGTGCTTGACCGCGTCCGCCCTGGTCGACGGCCGGCTCAACCCGAACGCGTGGGTCGGTGCGCCGACCACCAGCAGATCCACGCCCGTGACCGCGGGCCGTTCGTGCACGTCGGCGAGCGTCACCTCGAACGGCCCGGCGAGCCCCTCAGCGACCGCCTGCGCCACCGCGGCCGTGTTGCCGAACATGGATTCGTAGACGACGAGCGCTCGCATGGCCGATCCCTCCCGGCGGTGGGTCCGTTTTCGCCAGTAGACGCCCGGCGTGACGCCTCCCGACAGGGCCGGACGGCCCTACCCGGAACGGTCGCTGGCAGGATGGCCGGCATGAGTGCCGATCTCACCGAAGTCCGCCGGGCCATCGACGCGATCGACGCCGAGGTGGTGCAACGGCTCGCCGCCCGGGAGCGGCTGGTCCGGCGGGCCGCCGCGCTGAAGACCGACGAACAGGCGGTCCGGGCGCCCGCCCGGGTGGAGGAGGTCATCGCCAAGGTGCGCGGCCTGGCCGTCGCGGCAGGCGGGTCACCGGAGGTCGTCGAGCGGGTCTACCGGGCGATGATCAGCGCCTTCATCGACCTGGAACTCGCCGAGCACCGGGAACTCGCCGGCGAATAGGAGAGCTTGTTGCTTTCGGGGGGCGATGGTGACGGCTGCCGGGACAGAGCCCAGTCACTCCTTCGCCTCTGGCGGGATCACCCACGGGCTTCGGGAAGCTTCGAGCCCGGTGGATGAGGCGGTGTGCTGGTCCAGCTGAGTTCGGCACTTCTCCAGCTTCGTGGCGAGGTTGGGTGCAGCGTCCCGCACGGCCGTGAGGTCGGTCCGAGTGTCGAGTAGTTGGTTCCAGTAGATGCCTCGGCCGACTTCGAGCATGGCGATCGCCCGGTCAGGGACGCCCGCCGCGACGGCACTCCCGGCACCCTCGCGCGCCAGCGGCTCAGCGTGGGACCGCAGCAGTTGATGCTGGTCTTGCTGTCGGAGGCCACGCCACGCCAAGAGGGGGAGCAACTCCAGGGCAGACGCATATGCGTCGACGGTGACCGCGGGACCGTATCGCAGGCCGAGGTGGAACGCCTGGCTGATAGCCGCGCGCAGGCGCGTCGTGATGGGGGCGTGGACCGTGTCGCATGCCTCGCTCCAACCACGCAGTGCCTCGGACAAGCCTGATCCGCTGAAGACCAGCGCGTTGCTCAGGTTGTTGAGGGTGGCGGCCCTGTGGGAATGGCCTTCTGGGGTGGCTGCGACGGCTCGCCGAGCGATCTGAATCGCCAGGTCGAGATCGTGAATCGCCCCGTGTCGCAGGTACCGCGTGAGCAGAGTGTCGGAAAGGTTGGTCAAATGCTTGTGAAGATCGATATGGCGGTGAGGAGTGGCGGACACCGCCGCGGTGCTTACGGTGATCGCCCGATCGAGGTCGGTGTCCGCTTCGGAGGACTGCCATCTGAGGATTAGCGCGTTGCCGAGATTGGTGAGAAATCTGTGGTTGGACGGATCGAGGTCCACGGCCTGCTGGCTGAGGTTGATGGCCTCATCCAGGACCTCGGAGTAGGCGCTGGTCAGCTCGTACCGGTTGCGTAAGGCTATGCCCAGGCAGGACAGCAGGCGTGCGCGATCAGCAGCGCCCTCACCGGTGTCCTGGATTGCCCGCCGGTAGGTATCGATCGCTCGGTCGAGATCTTCGGCGGCGCCGATGCGCTGGAACCGCTGTGTCAGAAAGTTGCCGAGGTTTCCCAGGCATGTGGCTCGATCGGTGCTGTCGCCCCGGGTGGCGTCTATGGCTTGTCGGCCGACGCGGAGGGCCTCCTCCAGATCCTCAGGGGCGCCGGTGCATTCGAACCGCATAGCAAGCGCGCTGGCCAGGTTGGTAAGCCGGATCGGTCGACTCGGGTCGCGGTTGCATGGTGCTTGGGCGGCTTGCCGGTAGGCGCCGATCGCTGCGTCAAAGTCGTGGCCGTTTCTGGTGTGCTCGGCAAGCCGGCGCCAAGCATCACCGAGCGAGGAACGAGCCTGGGCTCCGAACCGCTCGTGGAGGGCATTGGCTTTCACGGCACGCTGGCCGGTCTGAACTGCCTCCGTCAGAT includes these proteins:
- a CDS encoding ABC transporter ATP-binding protein translates to MTTLEVRGLSKDYRLRHGIRTRTLRAVDDVSFTLDHGRTVALVGQSGSGKSTIARLLLQLEQPTSGRILLDGEPVARRGSALARYRRTVQMVFQDPFASLNPFHDVEHHLTRPVRLHQRGLSDAEVHQRVLHLLERVRLTPAADFARRRPHELSGGQRQRVAIARALAPSPGVLIADEPVSMLDVSIRLGVLNLLATLQREEDLGVLYITHDLATARHFSDEILVLYQGRVVERGPADEVILNPRHEYTRTLADAAPNPERRLGELRR
- a CDS encoding ABC transporter permease, producing MRYLSRKLGFYLVALWAALTLNFLIPRMMPGDPVEIMLAKLGQKGPVTPESREAIEAMLGTDSSRPLWAQYGDYLAGLANGDLGVSLVFFPAPVSSIIAQTLPWTIGLIGLATIISFLTGVGMGTLAGWKRGSWMDNLIPVTTMFQSVPYFWLALILLFLLGSVWPVFPLNGGYDVYTVTPGWNGPFLASVVYYGTLPALTIILSSIGGWMLGMRNMMVSTLSDDYMVTAEAKGLRSRRIMMRYAARNAVLPSISGFAISLGFVVAGSIITEAVFSYPGIGSALLQAVGGNDYALMQGILLIITLSVLGANLLVDLLYSVIDPRIRAQG
- a CDS encoding ABC transporter permease encodes the protein MAAADTVTVNLAVPRRRPSLPPMTGKLATGLIIAGLITLFGLIGPLFVQDPAKVDDIGLTPPSADHLLGTTQTGQDVLAQLAYATRGSLIVGAVVGLLTLILSGFFGIVGAYAGGWLDEAFSLFTNVVLVIPGLPVVIVISAYVAERSLLLVAIVLAITSWAGSARVLRGSTLSLRSRDYVLASRVAGERRWRILLVEILPNLIPLLASQVVFAVIFAILGEAGLSYLGLGATESFTWGTMLYYAQNGLALRLGAWWWFVPPGLMLALFGAALSLINFSIDEIINPKLRNQTRGARRGWRMSREQIRRAKESTL
- a CDS encoding tetratricopeptide repeat protein encodes the protein MRALPSVIDEAEEALRSPVERYDPARVNRVLTQLANPMWAHTKYGGICLILICEIQYFQYDRTRDPQYLTEAVQTGQRAVKANALHERFGAQARSSLGDAWRRLAEHTRNGHDFDAAIGAYRQAAQAPCNRDPSRPIRLTNLASALAMRFECTGAPEDLEEALRVGRQAIDATRGDSTDRATCLGNLGNFLTQRFQRIGAAEDLDRAIDTYRRAIQDTGEGAADRARLLSCLGIALRNRYELTSAYSEVLDEAINLSQQAVDLDPSNHRFLTNLGNALILRWQSSEADTDLDRAITVSTAAVSATPHRHIDLHKHLTNLSDTLLTRYLRHGAIHDLDLAIQIARRAVAATPEGHSHRAATLNNLSNALVFSGSGLSEALRGWSEACDTVHAPITTRLRAAISQAFHLGLRYGPAVTVDAYASALELLPLLAWRGLRQQDQHQLLRSHAEPLAREGAGSAVAAGVPDRAIAMLEVGRGIYWNQLLDTRTDLTAVRDAAPNLATKLEKCRTQLDQHTASSTGLEASRSPWVIPPEAKE
- a CDS encoding ABC transporter ATP-binding protein, which encodes MSEPVLTIENLSVDYLVDPVVHAVRDVSLTLRRGEVLGLAGESGCGKSTLAYAIVRLLKPPAMITSGRAVFHARDGGDIDWGDLRPEELRAARWDKISMVFQGAMNSLNPVISIRDQFEDIFTTHRPAMSRRDRRLRCGDLLESVGVDRGRLTSYPHELSGGMRQRVMIAMAMALEPQIMIMDEPTTALDVVVQREILRELTRLRDEHGFAVVFITHDLPLLLEISDRIAVMRDGAIAELGDAYQLYTEPRHDYTKQLLASFPSLTGDRGSFIRLAPEGMS
- a CDS encoding flavodoxin family protein; protein product: MRALVVYESMFGNTAAVAQAVAEGLAGPFEVTLADVHERPAVTGVDLLVVGAPTHAFGLSRPSTRADAVKHGEVRAGAQEAGIREYLDATPPLAGLPVAAFDTRMDTRFPTGSAARKALRRLHSLGGQPVMPAEDFRVGGMTGPLVDGEIERARRWARQVADRHAASAA
- a CDS encoding chorismate mutase, encoding MSADLTEVRRAIDAIDAEVVQRLAARERLVRRAAALKTDEQAVRAPARVEEVIAKVRGLAVAAGGSPEVVERVYRAMISAFIDLELAEHRELAGE
- a CDS encoding ABC transporter substrate-binding protein, which translates into the protein MSIPSARRILAAAAAALLLAGCTGTDGEEKSGNADSSITVFNGANGAIVENWNPFSPTQLQPTNGTMYEALFWYNLATDAPPQPMLATGYSWNTDGTELTITAREGVKWSDGQPFTAKDVAFTFDLIKRTKAINATNLDIQSSVAKDDKTAVITFGAKSFTDEAAIIGHTPMIPEHIWSKIPDPEKTINQNPVGTGPFKLKSFSAQSFVIEKNPNYWQPGKPQIQNVRYISLATADAASAALTAGQVDWMSSYLPGLDQLLKNHTDLSYVNTPTMTTSIFTCSGTEYGCKGPQTDPAVRQAIYHAINRDQLNKLAGGGYAATASPTMLLPERDQKWIADPSQQTIPGTGDAAKANQILDAAGWAKGADGIRAKGGERLSMTIQTVSGWSDYISLNDTMAQQLKEVGIELKPTQLSWNEWNNNQVQGRYQLSLDSIGLGANSNPYHIYQPKYASGTTAKVGESARTSGNFARYHNEAVDKAVTVAAGTNDEATQKEQYKIIQTEIVRDLPYIPIYVNSLLTEFNTSRATGWPSNDNKYALPASWKIWDNGIVLANITPAK